A part of Streptomyces sp. NBC_00557 genomic DNA contains:
- a CDS encoding hemerythrin domain-containing protein, giving the protein MDALDVLTHDHRMVEQLFRDYQAAASDRQRRGVVELLVRELSRHAALEEMYLYPLARKALPDGDREVDEHLSEHMGVKQVLLGLDRLGEGDDRTDELVEQLRHEVAEHIREEEGTLMPRLRQHVSQPDLDRLGRLIAQAKAGAPTRPHPNAPDHPPALTFAAPVAAAYDRLRDRLQRRPRT; this is encoded by the coding sequence ATGGACGCCCTTGACGTCCTGACGCACGACCACCGGATGGTCGAGCAGTTGTTCCGCGACTATCAGGCCGCGGCCTCCGACCGGCAGCGGCGCGGCGTCGTGGAGCTGCTGGTGCGGGAGCTGTCCAGGCACGCGGCGCTGGAGGAGATGTACCTCTACCCGCTGGCGAGGAAGGCGCTGCCGGACGGCGACCGCGAGGTCGACGAGCATCTGAGCGAGCACATGGGGGTCAAGCAGGTCCTCCTCGGCCTCGACCGGCTCGGCGAGGGCGACGACCGCACCGACGAACTGGTCGAGCAGCTGCGGCACGAGGTGGCGGAACACATCCGGGAAGAGGAGGGCACCCTCATGCCACGGCTGCGGCAGCACGTCTCGCAGCCGGACCTGGACCGGCTGGGCCGGCTGATCGCGCAGGCGAAGGCGGGCGCACCGACCCGACCGCACCCGAACGCCCCCGACCACCCGCCCGCCCTGACCTTCGCGGCCCCGGTGGCCGCGGCCTACGACCGACTCCGGGACCGACTGCAGCGGAGGCCGAGGACATGA
- a CDS encoding DoxX family protein, with protein MPPPRRRSAGPTPSTTVTPVTGPRPSGAPRLRRAGENERPGGPDVTLGDGRGRAWGGGGGCPQGLLGLFGAKPLGVAAGAGLVLFHVGAVLAHVRAGGFRTIAFPGVFLPLAVGAPGPAAARRTAGARPHRRRSQPRAGLPGQPHRHGRPCGHVPSVPSLGCRRCRRMPPDLSGRARPPRVIGQKGCEANKAQDGTIKGLLMRRPVQIPTARGMFGPLSRRHAGPYTADPRPWGRR; from the coding sequence ATGCCGCCTCCTCGTCGCAGGTCTGCCGGCCCCACTCCCTCCACCACGGTCACACCGGTCACAGGCCCGCGCCCCTCCGGCGCACCGCGATTGCGCCGCGCGGGGGAAAACGAGCGCCCGGGAGGGCCTGACGTCACGCTGGGTGACGGACGGGGGCGCGCCTGGGGAGGAGGTGGCGGCTGTCCGCAAGGACTGCTCGGGCTGTTCGGTGCGAAACCGCTGGGGGTCGCCGCAGGCGCCGGACTGGTGCTGTTCCATGTCGGGGCCGTGCTCGCCCATGTGCGGGCGGGGGGCTTCCGCACCATCGCCTTCCCGGGCGTGTTCCTCCCGCTCGCGGTGGGGGCGCCGGGGCCGGCGGCCGCCCGCCGAACCGCGGGGGCGCGCCCTCACCGCAGGCGTTCGCAGCCGCGCGCAGGCCTGCCAGGTCAGCCCCACCGCCACGGCCGCCCGTGCGGCCATGTCCCGTCCGTTCCTTCCCTCGGATGCCGCCGATGTCGTCGGATGCCGCCGGACCTCTCCGGCCGGGCACGGCCGCCCAGGGTGATCGGACAAAAGGGGTGCGAGGCAAATAAGGCGCAGGACGGGACGATCAAGGGTCTCCTCATGCGTCGACCCGTTCAAATCCCAACGGCGCGGGGGATGTTCGGGCCTCTGTCCCGTCGGCACGCGGGCCCGTACACTGCGGATCCGCGGCCATGGGGGCGCCGCTGA
- a CDS encoding serine hydrolase: MPFHVSPASARSRAGALLASAAALVSLGALHPAPAAAVSASAASPHATAAVLDLDGAGRTPVVHGTDSAYDTASIVKVDILAALLLKAQDAGRQLTAEERRHAEPMIERSDNTAADALWRRIGQAPGLAAANKRLGLTSTTGGSGGKWGLTRTTASDQIRLLRDVFDGTATSPSGSAGLNARSRAYIRTLMGRVVPEQSWGVSAAGASGTPRALKNGWLQRTTTGRWDVNSIGQVTVKGHRYLVAVLSNGSASMSAGVSLVERTARAAVA; the protein is encoded by the coding sequence ATGCCGTTTCACGTCTCCCCCGCCTCCGCACGCTCACGGGCCGGCGCCCTCCTGGCCTCGGCCGCGGCCCTGGTCTCCCTCGGCGCCCTGCACCCCGCGCCGGCCGCGGCCGTATCCGCTTCCGCCGCGTCTCCGCACGCCACGGCCGCCGTACTGGACCTCGACGGAGCCGGCCGCACCCCGGTGGTGCACGGAACGGACAGCGCGTACGACACCGCCAGCATCGTCAAGGTCGACATCCTCGCGGCGCTGCTGCTGAAGGCGCAGGACGCCGGACGGCAGCTCACCGCCGAGGAGCGCCGGCATGCCGAGCCGATGATCGAGCGCAGCGACAACACGGCGGCCGACGCGCTGTGGCGGCGGATCGGCCAGGCCCCCGGGCTGGCGGCGGCCAACAAGCGGCTGGGGCTGACCTCGACCACGGGCGGGTCCGGCGGGAAGTGGGGGCTGACCCGGACCACGGCGAGCGACCAGATACGGCTGCTCAGGGACGTGTTCGACGGCACCGCGACGTCCCCTTCCGGCTCCGCCGGCCTGAACGCACGCTCCCGTGCCTACATCCGCACGCTCATGGGCCGGGTCGTGCCCGAGCAGAGCTGGGGCGTCTCGGCCGCCGGCGCCTCCGGGACGCCGCGGGCGCTGAAGAACGGCTGGCTGCAGCGCACCACCACCGGCCGCTGGGACGTCAACAGCATCGGCCAGGTCACCGTCAAGGGACACCGGTACCTCGTCGCCGTCCTGTCCAACGGCAGCGCCTCGATGAGCGCGGGGGTCTCCCTGGTGGAACGAACGGCACGCGCGGCCGTCGCCTAG
- a CDS encoding Rv1733c family protein, whose protein sequence is MTRTPPTTVTPVRLWRWRSNPLRRHSDVVEAWIVLVTWVLAVLGGAAAGLAAAETSSAAFSSRQAQVHPVSAVVTDGAARTSASGSGYADGRVWATVRWTDAHGAVHTDRAKVLPGVPAGSQVTVWTDRAGHVVSPPVTGAAADLQAALTGVLVAPSAGAAVWGAGWVVRGRLIKRRMAEWDEEWKQIGPRWGNLSGGRG, encoded by the coding sequence ATGACCCGGACACCTCCCACGACGGTCACACCCGTACGGCTGTGGCGCTGGCGCAGCAACCCGCTCAGGCGGCACAGCGACGTCGTCGAGGCCTGGATCGTCCTGGTGACCTGGGTGCTCGCCGTGCTCGGCGGCGCCGCTGCCGGGCTCGCCGCGGCCGAGACCTCGAGCGCGGCCTTCTCCTCCCGCCAGGCGCAGGTGCATCCGGTGTCCGCCGTGGTCACCGACGGCGCGGCGCGGACCTCGGCCTCCGGGTCGGGCTACGCCGACGGGCGGGTCTGGGCCACCGTGCGCTGGACGGACGCCCACGGCGCCGTGCACACCGACCGGGCGAAGGTCCTGCCCGGCGTCCCCGCCGGGTCCCAGGTGACCGTGTGGACCGACCGCGCGGGCCATGTGGTCTCCCCGCCCGTCACCGGCGCCGCGGCGGACCTGCAGGCGGCCCTCACCGGCGTGCTCGTCGCCCCGTCGGCCGGCGCGGCGGTCTGGGGTGCGGGATGGGTGGTCCGCGGCCGGCTGATCAAGCGGCGCATGGCCGAGTGGGACGAGGAGTGGAAGCAGATCGGACCCCGGTGGGGGAATCTCAGCGGGGGACGCGGCTGA
- a CDS encoding SRPBCC family protein gives MSEYEWSRTMPAQPEQVFDQAANMGQLDSWLPDAVHVEAEDPPAVTVHEDRYGHDMPALLRAEPDQMRLEWGTREQGSYTGWLQVSGIGSGASEVTVHLSFFDTGHDPGEEAVFSSLDSSLRRLEEQVRLRVDNPSG, from the coding sequence ATGAGCGAGTACGAGTGGTCCCGCACGATGCCCGCACAGCCCGAGCAGGTCTTCGACCAGGCGGCCAACATGGGTCAGCTCGACTCATGGCTCCCGGACGCCGTGCACGTGGAGGCCGAGGACCCGCCCGCCGTCACGGTGCACGAGGACCGCTACGGCCACGACATGCCCGCCCTGCTGCGGGCCGAGCCCGACCAGATGCGTCTGGAGTGGGGCACGCGCGAGCAGGGCAGCTACACCGGCTGGCTGCAGGTGTCCGGCATCGGCAGCGGGGCCAGCGAGGTCACCGTGCACCTGTCGTTCTTCGACACCGGTCACGATCCCGGCGAGGAGGCGGTGTTCAGCTCGCTGGACAGCAGTCTGCGGCGCCTCGAGGAGCAGGTGCGCCTGCGCGTGGACAACCCTTCCGGCTGA
- a CDS encoding response regulator transcription factor — MSATPATPHTGAPMPALAPRERETLGHIAAGHTYLQTARHMGVSPHTVDAYLRRIRAKLDIANTAELTRVAIALGM, encoded by the coding sequence ATGAGCGCCACCCCCGCCACGCCGCACACCGGGGCCCCGATGCCCGCGCTGGCCCCGCGGGAGCGGGAGACGCTCGGGCACATCGCGGCGGGCCACACCTATCTGCAGACCGCCCGCCACATGGGAGTGTCCCCCCACACCGTGGACGCCTACCTGCGCCGCATCAGGGCCAAGCTCGACATCGCCAACACCGCCGAGCTGACTCGTGTGGCCATCGCCCTGGGGATGTGA
- a CDS encoding NifU family protein, protein MGDGPRLADPEVEARLARLDELLAGLESAPGPAGATAVEAVRVLTEVYGEALARVLDLAGEQLSGQLAGDELLGHLLVLHGLHPEPPARRAARAVDRLRPAVRERGGDVELVGVEGEVARVRVSESGGCGSGCGGGPTVADAVREAVLAAAPELTAVEQLAAAPAPAFVPLDTVLVREAR, encoded by the coding sequence ATGGGTGACGGTCCGCGGCTCGCGGATCCGGAGGTGGAGGCGCGGCTGGCCCGGCTGGACGAGCTGCTCGCCGGTCTGGAGTCCGCGCCGGGGCCCGCCGGGGCCACGGCCGTCGAGGCGGTCCGGGTGCTGACCGAGGTGTACGGCGAGGCGCTGGCCCGGGTGCTGGACCTCGCCGGTGAGCAGTTGTCCGGGCAGCTGGCCGGGGACGAACTGCTGGGGCACCTGCTGGTGCTGCACGGGCTGCACCCGGAGCCGCCCGCCCGCCGGGCCGCACGCGCGGTCGACCGGCTCCGGCCCGCCGTGCGCGAGCGGGGCGGCGATGTGGAACTGGTCGGCGTCGAGGGCGAGGTGGCCCGGGTGCGGGTCAGCGAGTCCGGCGGCTGCGGTTCCGGCTGCGGTGGCGGGCCGACGGTCGCGGACGCGGTCCGGGAGGCGGTGCTGGCCGCCGCGCCGGAACTGACGGCGGTCGAACAGCTGGCGGCGGCGCCCGCCCCCGCCTTCGTACCGCTCGACACGGTGCTGGTACGGGAGGCGCGGTGA
- a CDS encoding hydrogenase expression protein HypE, with product MTTHSGTTEVTREPSRAKARGDGFDEIHILWISEGMSCDGDTVSLTAAGQPSIEDLVLGLIPGLPKVNLVNKVLSPSLGGEDFLAPYRAAARGELSPFILVIEGSIPNQNIIDGDGYWTSFGNDPDTGEPQTLNWWIDQLAPKAWAVVAAGTCAAYGGIHAMAGNPTGCMGLADYLGWDFKSQGALPVVNVPGCPIQPENFMETLIWVLYHAAGAAPPPPLDHMLRPQWLFGKTVHEGCDRAAYYEQADFGRDYNSPKCLVKTGCWGPVVNCNVPKRGWMAGIGGCPNVGGICIGCTMPGFPDAFMPFMDEPTGGALSSTLIKPYGAVIRRLRGLTSMAVNREPKWHHNRPELTTGYDPHWRP from the coding sequence ATGACCACACACAGCGGCACCACCGAAGTGACCCGCGAACCCAGCAGGGCCAAGGCGCGCGGGGACGGATTCGACGAGATCCACATCCTCTGGATCTCCGAGGGCATGAGCTGCGACGGCGACACCGTGTCCCTGACGGCCGCCGGGCAGCCCTCCATCGAGGACCTGGTGCTCGGGCTCATCCCCGGCCTGCCGAAGGTGAACCTGGTCAACAAGGTGCTCTCCCCGAGCCTGGGCGGCGAGGACTTCCTGGCTCCCTACCGGGCGGCGGCGCGCGGGGAGTTGTCGCCGTTCATCCTGGTCATCGAGGGCTCGATCCCGAACCAGAACATCATCGACGGCGACGGCTACTGGACGTCCTTCGGCAACGACCCGGACACCGGCGAGCCGCAGACCCTGAACTGGTGGATCGACCAACTGGCGCCGAAGGCCTGGGCGGTGGTGGCGGCCGGCACCTGCGCGGCGTACGGCGGCATCCACGCCATGGCCGGCAACCCCACCGGCTGCATGGGGCTCGCGGACTATCTGGGCTGGGACTTCAAGTCGCAGGGCGCGCTGCCGGTGGTGAACGTGCCCGGCTGCCCGATCCAGCCGGAGAACTTCATGGAGACCCTGATCTGGGTGCTCTACCACGCGGCCGGAGCGGCGCCGCCGCCCCCGCTGGACCACATGCTGCGTCCGCAGTGGCTGTTCGGCAAGACGGTGCACGAGGGCTGCGACCGGGCCGCCTACTACGAGCAGGCCGACTTCGGCAGGGACTACAACTCCCCCAAGTGCCTGGTGAAGACGGGCTGCTGGGGCCCGGTCGTGAACTGCAACGTGCCCAAGCGCGGCTGGATGGCGGGCATCGGCGGCTGCCCGAACGTGGGCGGCATCTGCATCGGCTGCACCATGCCCGGGTTCCCGGACGCGTTCATGCCGTTCATGGACGAGCCGACCGGCGGTGCGCTGTCGTCGACGCTGATCAAGCCGTACGGCGCGGTGATCCGCCGGCTGCGCGGACTGACCAGCATGGCGGTCAACCGCGAACCCAAGTGGCATCACAACAGACCCGAACTGACCACCGGTTACGACCCGCACTGGCGTCCCTGA
- a CDS encoding trypsin-like serine protease, translating into MTALRVTAVTAAACATVLAVALPSSAINSYNATPAPERTEVGALVATWDDDNDPATPDRVDWVCSGTMIDANTFLTAAHCTSDWPAGVRFYVSLDQDVQSGLDAAAKKYPGDPAAQANAVAVEGVAHTHPDYPGPASDPHDMAVIELPAAKVASRWSFTPAALPTAGQLGALAPQGLNSTDWFVAGYGTQEAANGPGGQTHPGGGVRMKAPLTFDALNPSWVRLAMTAPQGNGGACYGDSGGPNFMVVGGRNVLAATTITGDTPCYATNVAYRLDTPGARSFLAPFVKLP; encoded by the coding sequence TTGACCGCCCTACGCGTCACCGCCGTCACCGCGGCTGCCTGCGCCACCGTGCTCGCCGTCGCGCTGCCCTCCTCCGCGATCAACTCCTACAACGCCACGCCCGCGCCCGAACGCACCGAGGTCGGGGCGCTCGTGGCCACCTGGGACGACGACAACGACCCGGCGACCCCGGACCGCGTCGACTGGGTGTGTTCCGGCACGATGATCGACGCCAACACCTTCCTGACCGCCGCGCACTGCACCAGCGACTGGCCGGCCGGCGTCCGCTTCTACGTCTCGCTCGACCAGGACGTCCAGTCCGGGCTCGACGCCGCCGCGAAGAAGTACCCGGGCGACCCCGCCGCCCAGGCGAACGCCGTCGCCGTCGAGGGCGTCGCGCACACCCACCCCGACTATCCGGGCCCCGCCTCCGACCCGCACGACATGGCGGTGATCGAACTGCCCGCCGCGAAGGTCGCCTCGCGCTGGTCCTTCACTCCGGCCGCCCTGCCGACGGCCGGTCAACTGGGGGCGCTCGCACCGCAGGGCCTGAACTCCACCGACTGGTTCGTGGCCGGGTACGGCACCCAGGAGGCCGCCAACGGGCCCGGTGGCCAGACCCACCCCGGCGGCGGCGTCCGCATGAAGGCGCCCCTGACCTTCGACGCCCTCAACCCGTCCTGGGTCCGGCTCGCCATGACGGCTCCGCAGGGCAACGGCGGTGCCTGCTACGGCGACTCGGGCGGCCCCAACTTCATGGTCGTCGGCGGCAGGAACGTCCTCGCCGCCACGACCATCACCGGAGACACCCCCTGCTACGCCACCAACGTCGCCTACCGCCTCGACACCCCGGGCGCCCGGTCCTTCCTGGCGCCGTTCGTGAAGCTGCCCTGA
- a CDS encoding nickel-dependent hydrogenase large subunit: protein MTTTEDTTRAGERKPAQIVDMSWDPITRIIGNLGIYTKIDFANQEVVECHSTSSLFRGYSVFMKGKDPRDAGFITSRICGICGDNHTTCSNYAQQMAYGVKPPRMAEHITNLGEAAEYMFDHTIFQDNLVFVDFCEAMVKATNPGLLSRAERTDAPRGDIHGYRTIADIMKAFNPFEGEVYKEALKVSRVTREMFCLMEGRHVHPSTLYPGGVGTMPQPNTFTDYLARLMRVIDFVKKAVAMNDDVFDFFYEALPGYEEVGKRRILLGCWGAFQNPDVVDYRYENMNKWGKAMYVTPGIVVDGKLVTNNLIDINLGLRIMLGSSYYEDWVNEQPFVTHDPLGNPVDMRHPWNQTTVPVPQKRDFDDKYSWVMSPRWYHPETGQHLALDTGGGPLARLWSTALSGLVDTPYVKATGNSVRISLPKGEALPETTLEWRIPKWSNTIERDRARPYFVAYAAAMALQFLEEAMGLLRAGETKIFTDFEVPDEAIGCGFHEAVRGVLSHHLVIRDKKIANYHPYPPTPWNASPRDSFGTPGPYEDAVQGQPIFEENGPDDFKGVDIMRTVRSFDPCLPCGVHMYVGKGRTLTTVHSPTYGAGHG, encoded by the coding sequence ATGACCACGACCGAGGACACCACGCGGGCCGGTGAGCGCAAGCCCGCGCAGATCGTGGACATGTCCTGGGACCCGATCACCCGGATCATCGGCAATCTCGGCATCTACACGAAGATCGACTTCGCCAACCAGGAAGTCGTGGAGTGTCACAGCACCTCGTCGCTCTTCCGCGGCTACTCGGTGTTCATGAAGGGCAAGGACCCGCGCGACGCCGGGTTCATCACCTCGCGGATCTGCGGCATCTGCGGCGACAACCACACCACGTGCTCCAACTACGCCCAGCAGATGGCCTACGGCGTCAAGCCGCCGAGGATGGCCGAGCACATCACCAACCTCGGCGAGGCCGCCGAGTACATGTTCGACCACACGATCTTCCAGGACAACCTGGTGTTCGTGGACTTCTGCGAGGCGATGGTCAAGGCCACCAACCCGGGACTGCTCTCCCGCGCCGAGCGCACCGACGCGCCGCGCGGCGACATCCACGGCTACCGGACCATCGCCGACATCATGAAGGCCTTCAACCCCTTCGAGGGCGAGGTCTACAAGGAGGCGCTGAAGGTCAGCCGGGTCACCCGGGAGATGTTCTGCCTGATGGAGGGCCGCCATGTGCACCCCTCCACCCTGTATCCGGGCGGGGTCGGCACCATGCCGCAGCCGAACACCTTCACCGACTACCTCGCCCGCCTGATGCGCGTCATCGACTTCGTGAAGAAGGCGGTGGCGATGAACGACGACGTCTTCGACTTCTTCTACGAGGCACTGCCCGGCTACGAGGAGGTCGGAAAGCGGCGGATCCTGCTGGGGTGCTGGGGCGCCTTCCAGAACCCGGACGTGGTCGACTACCGCTACGAGAACATGAACAAGTGGGGGAAGGCGATGTACGTCACCCCCGGCATCGTCGTCGACGGCAAGCTCGTCACCAACAACCTGATCGACATCAACCTCGGCCTGCGCATCATGCTGGGCAGCTCCTACTACGAGGACTGGGTGAACGAGCAGCCGTTCGTCACCCACGACCCGCTCGGCAACCCCGTCGACATGCGCCACCCGTGGAACCAGACCACCGTGCCGGTGCCGCAGAAGCGGGACTTCGACGACAAGTACAGCTGGGTGATGAGCCCGCGCTGGTACCACCCGGAGACCGGTCAGCACCTCGCCCTGGACACCGGCGGCGGCCCGCTGGCCCGGCTGTGGTCCACCGCGCTCAGCGGCCTGGTCGACACGCCGTACGTCAAGGCGACCGGCAACAGTGTGCGGATCTCCCTGCCGAAGGGCGAGGCGCTGCCGGAGACCACGCTGGAGTGGCGCATCCCCAAGTGGAGCAACACCATCGAACGGGACCGCGCCCGGCCCTACTTCGTCGCCTACGCCGCCGCCATGGCCCTGCAGTTCCTCGAGGAGGCGATGGGGCTGCTGCGGGCCGGCGAGACGAAGATCTTCACGGACTTCGAGGTGCCGGACGAGGCGATCGGCTGCGGCTTCCACGAGGCGGTGCGCGGCGTCCTCTCGCACCACCTGGTGATCAGGGACAAGAAGATCGCGAACTACCACCCGTACCCGCCGACCCCGTGGAACGCCAGCCCGCGTGACAGCTTCGGCACCCCGGGCCCGTACGAGGACGCCGTGCAGGGCCAGCCGATCTTCGAGGAGAACGGCCCGGACGACTTCAAGGGCGTCGACATCATGCGCACCGTGCGCAGCTTCGACCCGTGTCTGCCGTGCGGGGTGCACATGTACGTGGGCAAGGGCAGGACGCTGACGACCGTGCACTCGCCGACGTACGGGGCCGGCCATGGGTGA
- a CDS encoding ASCH domain-containing protein gives MGHDDLPVLELAFPGPERDRGVAAILSGEKTALTGLAEIYEHAGEAVPRPGERFSVLDSEGRPAVTIEVVDVRGVPVREIDDDFARAEGRGYRDAKEWRAAHEEFFRSAGVSEFLGHTPVIDDDTLVVAERFRVVEAGAPRDR, from the coding sequence ATGGGACACGACGATCTGCCGGTGCTCGAACTCGCCTTTCCCGGACCGGAACGCGACCGTGGCGTCGCGGCGATCCTGAGCGGGGAGAAGACCGCGCTCACGGGCCTTGCGGAGATCTACGAGCACGCGGGTGAGGCGGTGCCCCGCCCCGGCGAGCGGTTCTCGGTACTCGACTCCGAGGGGCGTCCGGCCGTCACCATCGAGGTCGTCGACGTACGGGGCGTACCCGTCCGGGAGATCGACGACGACTTCGCGCGCGCCGAAGGGCGCGGCTACCGCGACGCGAAGGAGTGGCGGGCCGCCCACGAGGAGTTCTTCCGGAGCGCCGGAGTGAGCGAGTTCCTGGGGCACACGCCCGTCATCGACGACGACACCCTCGTCGTCGCCGAGCGCTTCCGGGTGGTCGAGGCCGGCGCCCCGCGCGACCGCTGA